The Streptomyces luteogriseus genome includes a window with the following:
- a CDS encoding winged helix-turn-helix transcriptional regulator — MVTKQLRDLPENADLRRADSLAREIFSDVANKWALLIIEALGERTLRFSELRDEVEGVSHKMLTQNLRMLERNGLVHRKVHPTVPPKVEYTLTEPGRALRATVDAICGWTHQYLGHIEAARGRFGT; from the coding sequence ATGGTGACCAAGCAGTTGAGAGACCTGCCCGAGAACGCGGACCTGCGGCGGGCGGACTCCCTGGCCCGGGAGATCTTCTCCGACGTGGCCAACAAGTGGGCGCTCTTGATCATCGAGGCACTCGGGGAACGCACCCTGCGCTTCAGCGAGTTGCGCGACGAGGTCGAGGGCGTCAGCCACAAGATGCTCACGCAGAACCTGCGGATGCTGGAGCGCAACGGCCTGGTCCACCGGAAGGTGCACCCCACCGTGCCGCCCAAGGTCGAGTACACGCTCACCGAGCCGGGCCGCGCCCTGCGCGCCACCGTCGACGCGATCTGCGGCTGGACCCACCAGTACCTCGGGCACATCGAGGCGGCCCGAGGGCGCTTCGGCACCTGA
- a CDS encoding CDP-alcohol phosphatidyltransferase family protein, translated as MALNNTYDARLVQQETALGAGVQVLLLALIGTAIGMGPAGWLSGLAFAIATWAVLSRALHRSRLRSFGAANRVTLGRATLVGGVTALVADSFQSSPPVSLFVGLTAVALILDGVDGKVARRTGTATPLGARFDMEVDAFLILVLSVYVSMQLGPWVLLIGGMRYVFVAAAKVWPWLTAALPASTARKTVAALQGVLLLLAGADLLPYAANFGVAALALGLLVWSFGRDVLWLYRTSRVAEQAAPRPVRELVAS; from the coding sequence GTGGCCCTGAACAACACTTACGACGCGAGGCTCGTACAGCAGGAGACCGCCCTGGGGGCGGGTGTGCAGGTCCTGCTGCTGGCCCTGATCGGCACGGCGATCGGGATGGGGCCGGCGGGCTGGCTGAGCGGCCTCGCGTTCGCGATCGCCACCTGGGCGGTGCTCTCCCGGGCCCTGCACCGCTCGCGGCTGCGCTCGTTCGGCGCGGCCAACCGGGTCACCCTCGGCCGGGCCACCCTCGTCGGCGGGGTCACGGCCCTGGTCGCCGACTCCTTCCAGAGCTCCCCGCCGGTGTCGCTGTTCGTCGGGCTGACGGCGGTCGCGCTGATCCTCGACGGCGTCGACGGCAAGGTCGCCCGCCGCACCGGCACCGCGACGCCGCTGGGGGCACGCTTCGACATGGAGGTCGACGCGTTCCTGATCCTGGTGCTGAGCGTGTACGTGTCGATGCAGCTGGGCCCGTGGGTACTGCTGATCGGCGGCATGCGCTACGTCTTCGTCGCCGCGGCCAAGGTGTGGCCCTGGCTGACCGCCGCGCTCCCCGCGAGCACCGCCCGCAAGACCGTCGCCGCCCTCCAGGGTGTGCTGCTGCTCCTGGCGGGCGCCGATCTGCTGCCGTACGCGGCCAACTTCGGGGTCGCGGCTCTGGCACTGGGCCTGCTGGTCTGGTCGTTCGGCCGGGACGTGCTGTGGCTGTACCGGACCTCGCGCGTCGCGGAGCAGGCGGCTCCCCGTCCGGTGCGGGAACTGGTCGCGAGCTGA
- a CDS encoding class I SAM-dependent methyltransferase, translated as MTNPATTTQQGGAIPAQPGPREATGVTDGAMPGTKPAAGVHGVVSGGQPGRIGGESGALPTENAAIPGLGSSVAFGPGHVPGAVIPGAGPSGKPGSRPTVKLREAGPDDPPRYAPEWLELREPADASARAHDLLDPLRIRLANLPGKSGVVIHDLGCGTGSMGRWLAPRLDGAQHWILHDRDPYLLHFAAVSSPRSAADGSRVSVETRRGDVARLTPDALQGASLVTASALLDVLTREEIDTFAAACAGAGCPALLTLSVAGRVELTPSHPLDAELVQAFNDHQRRDGLLGPDAVTAAAEAFSEHGATVRLHPSPWRLGPEQAALTEQWLRGWVGAAVEERPELRAEADVYLTNRVAALAAGELRVTVHHVDLLALSRPAGGAS; from the coding sequence ATGACGAACCCGGCGACGACGACCCAGCAGGGCGGGGCGATTCCGGCACAGCCCGGCCCCAGGGAGGCCACGGGCGTGACGGACGGCGCGATGCCGGGCACGAAGCCCGCGGCGGGTGTTCACGGAGTGGTTTCCGGCGGACAGCCCGGGCGCATCGGCGGCGAGTCCGGGGCGCTGCCGACCGAGAACGCCGCGATCCCCGGTCTCGGCTCCAGCGTGGCGTTCGGTCCGGGGCACGTCCCCGGAGCCGTCATCCCCGGTGCCGGCCCCAGTGGCAAGCCCGGCTCGCGGCCGACCGTCAAGCTGCGTGAGGCCGGCCCGGACGATCCGCCCCGATACGCGCCGGAGTGGCTGGAGCTGCGGGAGCCGGCCGATGCGTCCGCGCGGGCGCACGACCTGCTCGACCCGCTGCGGATCCGGCTCGCCAACCTGCCCGGCAAGTCGGGCGTCGTCATCCACGACCTGGGCTGCGGCACCGGCTCGATGGGCCGCTGGCTCGCGCCCCGCCTGGACGGCGCCCAGCACTGGATCCTGCACGACCGCGACCCCTACCTGCTGCACTTCGCCGCGGTGTCCTCGCCGCGCTCGGCCGCCGACGGCAGCCGGGTCTCGGTGGAGACGCGCCGCGGTGACGTCGCCCGCCTCACCCCGGACGCCTTGCAGGGCGCGTCGCTGGTGACCGCGTCCGCGCTGCTGGACGTCCTCACCCGCGAGGAGATCGACACCTTCGCCGCCGCGTGCGCCGGGGCCGGCTGCCCCGCCCTGCTGACGCTGTCCGTCGCCGGGCGGGTCGAACTGACCCCGTCCCACCCGCTGGACGCGGAACTCGTCCAGGCGTTCAACGACCACCAGCGCCGCGACGGCCTGCTCGGCCCGGACGCGGTCACGGCGGCGGCCGAGGCCTTCTCCGAGCACGGCGCGACCGTACGACTGCACCCGAGCCCCTGGCGGCTGGGCCCCGAGCAGGCCGCGCTCACCGAGCAGTGGCTGCGCGGCTGGGTCGGCGCCGCCGTCGAGGAGCGCCCCGAGCTGCGGGCCGAGGCCGACGTCTACCTGACCAACCGGGTGGCGGCCCTCGCCGCGGGCGAGTTGCGCGTCACCGTCCACCACGTCGACCTCCTGGCCCTGTCCCGCCCGGCGGGCGGAGCGTCATGA
- a CDS encoding 6-pyruvoyl trahydropterin synthase family protein, with translation MFSITVRDHIMIAHSFRGDVFGPAQRLHGATFLVDATFRREQLDEDNIVVDIGLATQELGAVVSELNYRNLDNEPDFAGVNTSTEFLAKVIADRLAERIHKGALGEGAKGIAGLTVTLHESHIAWASYERAL, from the coding sequence TTGTTCAGCATCACCGTCCGCGATCACATCATGATCGCCCACAGCTTCCGTGGCGACGTCTTCGGACCCGCGCAGCGCTTGCACGGGGCCACGTTCCTCGTGGACGCCACGTTCCGGCGCGAGCAGCTGGACGAGGACAACATCGTCGTCGACATCGGGCTGGCCACCCAGGAACTCGGCGCGGTCGTCAGCGAGCTGAACTACCGCAATCTCGACAACGAGCCCGACTTCGCGGGGGTCAACACCTCCACCGAGTTCCTCGCCAAGGTCATCGCCGACCGGCTTGCCGAGCGCATCCACAAGGGGGCGCTGGGCGAGGGCGCCAAGGGCATCGCGGGTCTCACCGTCACGCTGCACGAGTCGCACATCGCCTGGGCGAGTTACGAGCGTGCGCTGTGA
- a CDS encoding Rid family hydrolase encodes MTMLDVYDHGIPAESHFGYAQAIRSGDLVHVSGQLAFDEAGAFDPQDDVAAQLDRTYVNLDKVLAHYGATRNQIVSQTLYAVDLVRNAEVVAKGNRAYFGTHRPVSTALGVTELTFPGQLVEISCVIDTRLPA; translated from the coding sequence ATGACCATGCTCGACGTCTACGACCACGGCATTCCGGCCGAGAGCCACTTCGGCTACGCCCAGGCGATCAGGTCCGGTGACCTGGTCCACGTCTCCGGGCAGCTCGCGTTCGACGAGGCGGGCGCCTTCGACCCCCAGGACGACGTCGCCGCCCAGCTCGACCGGACCTACGTCAACCTCGACAAGGTCCTGGCCCATTACGGCGCCACCCGCAACCAGATCGTCTCCCAGACGCTGTACGCGGTCGACCTCGTGCGGAACGCCGAGGTGGTCGCGAAGGGCAACCGGGCGTACTTCGGCACCCACCGTCCGGTCAGCACGGCCCTCGGCGTCACCGAACTGACCTTCCCCGGACAGCTCGTCGAGATCAGCTGCGTGATCGACACGAGGCTGCCCGCCTGA
- a CDS encoding ABC transporter substrate-binding protein, whose protein sequence is MQVRHQSIKSRLHFLTALALVPCLTGCFASPAGESSSGGGPSGPRLRVALAFPPAENFSPYGADATLLSRLGVTEGLTALDANGAAAPALARSWRREDDRTWRFTLREATFQDGTDVTPAAVAAALTHATKARPAPTALAGVTLTAEPDGENGLRATTTAPDPVLPMRLAGPSLAILSPKAYGKKGEGPGAPTPVGTATGPFEITKADGGGSATLDRFDDYWGGLAHASGIDARFVKDGTARANAVRTGDVDIAEAIPVAQAGTLDKPTLQEAGTTRTTSLQLNTRSGPLGDPALRAAARTAIDSTALVKGVFEGYADPGTGVFGPAVTWVESKRVKPAGRAKAARPDGASITLATYGNRPELPEVAQVVQQQLQKAGFTVKLEVREYSRLERDALAGKFDAFIGARNSLLDTGDPVGVLGSDYTCDGGYNLARLCDKKVDRAVAEAVGTDGTGERQDAAMAAEAAILGTDAVVPLAHQRIIAGVSTDVRGVLLDPYERALVGTGTRR, encoded by the coding sequence GTGCAAGTGCGTCATCAGAGCATCAAGAGCCGCCTCCATTTCCTCACCGCCCTTGCCCTCGTACCGTGTCTGACCGGCTGCTTCGCCTCCCCCGCCGGGGAGTCGTCGTCGGGCGGCGGGCCGTCGGGGCCGCGGCTGCGCGTCGCCCTCGCCTTCCCGCCCGCCGAGAACTTCTCACCGTACGGAGCCGATGCCACGCTGCTCAGCCGGCTCGGCGTCACCGAAGGGCTGACCGCCCTGGACGCCAACGGCGCCGCGGCCCCCGCGCTCGCCCGCTCCTGGCGCCGGGAGGATGACCGCACCTGGCGCTTCACCCTGCGCGAGGCGACTTTCCAGGACGGCACCGACGTCACCCCCGCCGCCGTGGCCGCCGCGCTCACCCACGCCACGAAGGCCCGGCCCGCACCCACCGCCCTCGCCGGAGTCACCCTCACCGCCGAGCCCGACGGCGAGAACGGCCTCCGCGCCACCACCACCGCGCCCGACCCCGTCCTCCCCATGCGCCTGGCCGGTCCGAGCCTGGCGATCCTCTCCCCGAAGGCGTACGGCAAGAAGGGCGAGGGCCCGGGCGCCCCCACCCCCGTCGGCACCGCCACCGGACCCTTCGAGATCACCAAGGCAGACGGCGGCGGCTCCGCCACGCTCGACCGCTTCGACGACTACTGGGGCGGCCTCGCCCACGCCTCCGGCATCGACGCGCGCTTCGTCAAGGACGGCACCGCACGCGCCAACGCCGTCCGCACCGGCGATGTCGACATAGCCGAGGCGATCCCCGTCGCCCAGGCCGGCACGCTGGACAAGCCCACCCTCCAGGAAGCCGGCACCACCCGGACCACCAGCCTGCAGCTCAACACCCGGTCCGGACCCTTGGGGGACCCGGCGCTGCGCGCCGCCGCCCGCACGGCGATCGACTCCACCGCCCTCGTCAAGGGCGTCTTCGAGGGGTACGCCGACCCGGGCACCGGCGTCTTCGGGCCCGCCGTCACCTGGGTCGAGAGCAAGCGTGTGAAGCCGGCCGGGCGCGCGAAGGCCGCCCGGCCCGACGGTGCGTCGATCACCCTCGCCACCTACGGCAACCGGCCCGAACTCCCCGAGGTCGCCCAGGTCGTGCAACAGCAGCTCCAGAAGGCGGGCTTCACGGTGAAGCTGGAGGTGCGCGAGTACTCACGGCTGGAGCGCGACGCGCTCGCCGGGAAGTTCGACGCGTTCATCGGCGCCCGCAACAGCCTCCTGGACACCGGCGACCCCGTCGGCGTCCTCGGCAGCGACTACACCTGCGACGGCGGCTACAACCTGGCCCGACTGTGCGACAAGAAGGTCGACCGGGCCGTCGCCGAAGCGGTCGGGACCGACGGCACCGGTGAGCGGCAGGATGCCGCCATGGCCGCCGAGGCCGCCATCCTCGGAACGGACGCGGTCGTGCCGCTGGCCCACCAGCGGATCATCGCCGGCGTCTCCACCGACGTCCGGGGCGTTCTGCTCGACCCGTACGAGAGGGCCCTGGTGGGCACCGGAACGCGTCGCTGA
- the ribA gene encoding GTP cyclohydrolase II, whose protein sequence is MTEKVGVLGKKSTQRTGVERVVNAPLPTVYGKFQAVGYLDHDRGDEQVALVYGEIGTDDVLIRLHSECLTGDAFGSQHCECGDQLDAALRAVVAEGAGVVVYLRGHEGRGIGLLAKLRAMALQAEGLDTVEANLALGLPVDARDYGVAARILDDLGVRSVRLMSNNPRKREALVDHGITVAETVPLLIPPCENNITYLRTKRERLDHHLPHLDAVVSSS, encoded by the coding sequence ATGACAGAAAAAGTTGGCGTACTCGGCAAGAAGTCGACGCAGCGGACCGGCGTGGAACGCGTCGTGAATGCCCCCCTGCCCACCGTGTACGGGAAATTCCAGGCGGTCGGTTACCTGGACCATGACCGCGGTGACGAACAGGTGGCCCTGGTCTACGGGGAGATCGGCACGGACGACGTCCTCATCCGGCTGCACTCGGAGTGCCTGACCGGCGACGCCTTCGGCTCCCAGCACTGTGAGTGCGGTGACCAGCTCGACGCCGCCCTGCGTGCGGTCGTCGCCGAGGGCGCAGGTGTCGTGGTCTATCTCAGAGGGCATGAAGGCCGCGGCATCGGCCTGCTCGCCAAGCTGCGTGCGATGGCCCTGCAGGCGGAGGGCCTGGACACCGTCGAGGCCAACCTCGCCCTCGGTCTGCCGGTCGACGCCCGCGACTACGGCGTGGCGGCCCGGATACTCGACGACCTGGGCGTGCGTTCCGTACGGCTGATGTCCAACAACCCGCGCAAGCGCGAGGCGCTGGTGGACCACGGCATCACCGTCGCCGAGACGGTGCCGCTGCTGATCCCGCCGTGCGAGAACAACATCACCTATCTGCGCACCAAGCGGGAACGCCTCGACCACCACCTGCCCCACCTGGACGCGGTGGTCAGCTCCTCCTGA
- a CDS encoding creatininase family protein codes for MSDLVPADTTEDVRTRGAGVSRQVAVLPVGSFEQHGAYLPLATDTLVACAVAREIAGAYPVHLLPPVTISCSHEHAAWPGTVSISSVTLHAVVRDIAASLRRSGIDALVVVNGHGGNYVLGNVVQESSARGERMALFPAAEDWEAARGRAGVVTSLLTDMHAGEIETSILLHAHPEMLRPGYETSDFVADDRRHLLTLGMSGYTDSGVIGRPSLGSAEKGKELLASLADSFGAYFSMLTSDA; via the coding sequence ATGAGTGATCTGGTGCCGGCGGACACCACGGAAGACGTACGGACGCGGGGCGCCGGTGTCTCACGGCAGGTCGCGGTGCTTCCCGTGGGGAGCTTCGAGCAGCACGGCGCGTACCTCCCGCTGGCGACCGACACGCTCGTCGCCTGTGCCGTCGCGCGGGAGATAGCCGGCGCGTACCCGGTGCACCTCCTTCCTCCGGTGACGATCTCGTGCTCGCACGAGCACGCGGCCTGGCCGGGGACCGTAAGCATCTCCTCGGTGACCCTTCATGCGGTGGTACGGGACATTGCTGCTTCGCTGCGCCGGTCCGGCATCGACGCCCTGGTGGTGGTCAACGGGCACGGCGGCAACTACGTACTGGGCAACGTGGTTCAGGAGTCCTCCGCCCGCGGTGAGCGGATGGCGCTCTTCCCGGCCGCGGAGGACTGGGAGGCGGCGCGCGGGCGGGCGGGTGTGGTCACCTCGCTGCTCACCGACATGCATGCGGGGGAAATTGAGACCTCCATCCTTCTGCACGCTCATCCCGAAATGCTCCGTCCCGGTTATGAGACTTCCGATTTCGTCGCTGACGACCGGCGTCATCTGCTCACCCTCGGCATGTCCGGCTATACCGATTCCGGTGTCATCGGCCGTCCTTCGCTGGGTTCGGCGGAAAAAGGGAAGGAACTCCTGGCGAGCCTCGCGGATTCCTTCGGGGCGTATTTCTCGATGCTGACCTCCGACGCGTAG
- a CDS encoding glycosyltransferase family 4 protein yields MTDTTIERPGQPGPAPARLNYVPVQHASLKNAEIIPMSLRTVHFVLPGGVDDPTAPSGGNAYDRRVCLDLPGFGWQATKHAVAGDWPRPGADARAELAGALAALPDGAVVLLDGLVACGVPEIVVPEAERLRMAVLVHLPLGDETGLDPAVAAELDAKERAVLRAVPAVIATSDWAVRRLVAHHGLPPERVHVAAPGADIAPLAPGTDGVSRLLCVAAVTPRKGQHRLVEALAAVSDLPWSCVCVGSLTQDPEYVAHLRSLIEQHGLQDRLELAGPKSGPALDAAYATADLMVLTSYAETYGMAVTEALARGVPVMATDVGGLPEAVGRAPDGGVPGILVPPENPAAIAAELRGWFGEADVRRRLKAAARSRRAALGGWATTAQSLAAVLRRLPTEPRRAA; encoded by the coding sequence GTGACCGACACGACGATCGAACGGCCCGGGCAGCCCGGACCGGCGCCGGCGCGGCTGAATTATGTTCCCGTGCAGCATGCTTCCCTGAAGAACGCCGAGATCATCCCCATGTCCCTGCGCACCGTGCACTTCGTGCTGCCGGGCGGCGTCGACGACCCGACGGCACCGAGCGGCGGCAACGCCTACGACCGGCGCGTATGCCTGGATCTGCCCGGCTTCGGCTGGCAGGCGACCAAGCACGCCGTGGCCGGCGACTGGCCCCGGCCGGGAGCCGACGCCCGCGCGGAACTGGCCGGCGCCCTGGCCGCGTTGCCCGACGGGGCCGTCGTACTCCTCGACGGGCTGGTGGCCTGCGGTGTGCCGGAGATCGTGGTGCCCGAGGCGGAACGGCTGCGCATGGCCGTCCTCGTCCATCTCCCACTCGGCGACGAGACGGGGCTCGACCCGGCGGTGGCAGCCGAGCTGGACGCCAAGGAGCGGGCGGTGCTGCGGGCGGTGCCGGCGGTGATCGCCACCAGCGACTGGGCCGTCCGCCGCCTGGTCGCCCACCACGGCCTTCCCCCCGAGCGCGTCCATGTCGCCGCCCCCGGCGCCGACATCGCGCCGCTCGCGCCCGGCACCGACGGGGTGTCCCGCCTGCTGTGTGTGGCCGCCGTGACCCCTCGCAAGGGCCAGCACCGGCTGGTGGAGGCGCTGGCCGCGGTGAGCGACCTGCCGTGGAGCTGCGTGTGCGTCGGGAGTCTGACCCAGGACCCGGAGTACGTGGCCCATCTGCGGTCACTCATCGAGCAGCACGGTCTTCAGGACCGGCTGGAGCTGGCCGGGCCGAAGTCCGGCCCCGCCCTGGACGCGGCCTACGCCACCGCCGACCTGATGGTCCTCACCTCCTACGCCGAGACGTACGGCATGGCCGTGACCGAGGCCCTGGCCCGGGGCGTCCCGGTGATGGCCACGGACGTCGGCGGACTCCCCGAGGCGGTCGGACGCGCACCCGACGGCGGGGTGCCCGGCATCCTCGTCCCGCCGGAGAACCCCGCCGCCATCGCCGCCGAACTGCGCGGCTGGTTCGGCGAGGCGGACGTACGACGCCGCCTGAAGGCCGCCGCCCGCAGCCGCCGCGCCGCCCTCGGCGGCTGGGCGACGACCGCACAGAGCCTGGCGGCGGTGCTGCGCCGGCTTCCGACCGAACCCCGGAGGGCCGCATGA
- a CDS encoding saccharopine dehydrogenase yields MTELHLWLRHEARTTERRTPIVPDDARRLVGNGVELTVEESPQRVFPIEEYQAAGCRVAPAGSWVTAPRDAVVLGLKELPAEPAELTHRHISFGHAYKGQAGAAELLGRFAAGGGALFDLEYLVDDTGRRLAAFGFWAGYLGAALAVLRHRGRLRAPLTPTTKEDLDETLKPASDDDAGFTGLVVGALGRSGRGARAAFATAGVDPTCWDLAETRDLDRPALLRHDVMVNAVLATTPVPPFLREQDLDTPDRRLRTLCDVTCDVGSPLNVLPVYDDTTSWDEPVRRLREEPPLDLIAIDNLPSLLPLESSADFSAALLPQLLDFGVSGPWGRCLDRFRDASRAHGLDKGESL; encoded by the coding sequence ATGACCGAGCTCCATCTGTGGCTGCGCCACGAGGCCCGCACGACCGAGCGACGCACTCCGATCGTTCCCGACGACGCCCGGCGGCTCGTCGGGAACGGAGTGGAACTGACCGTCGAGGAGTCCCCGCAGCGGGTCTTCCCGATCGAGGAGTACCAGGCGGCCGGCTGCCGCGTCGCCCCCGCCGGCTCCTGGGTGACGGCGCCCCGCGACGCCGTCGTGCTCGGCCTGAAGGAACTGCCCGCAGAACCCGCCGAGCTGACGCACCGGCACATCTCCTTCGGCCACGCCTACAAGGGCCAGGCGGGAGCGGCGGAGCTGCTGGGCCGGTTCGCCGCCGGGGGCGGGGCGCTGTTCGACCTGGAGTACCTGGTGGACGACACCGGACGGCGCCTGGCCGCCTTCGGTTTCTGGGCCGGTTACCTGGGCGCGGCCCTTGCCGTGCTCCGGCACCGGGGCCGGCTGCGGGCGCCCCTGACGCCGACCACCAAGGAAGACCTGGACGAGACGCTGAAGCCCGCCTCCGACGACGACGCCGGGTTCACCGGCCTCGTCGTCGGCGCCCTGGGCCGAAGCGGCCGCGGCGCCCGCGCGGCCTTCGCCACCGCCGGTGTCGACCCCACCTGCTGGGACCTCGCCGAGACACGGGACCTGGACCGCCCCGCCCTGCTGCGCCACGACGTGATGGTGAACGCGGTGCTCGCCACCACCCCCGTCCCGCCCTTCCTGCGCGAGCAGGACCTCGACACCCCGGACCGCCGGCTGCGCACCCTGTGCGACGTGACCTGCGACGTCGGTTCCCCGCTCAACGTGCTTCCGGTGTACGACGACACCACCTCGTGGGACGAGCCCGTACGGCGGCTGCGCGAGGAACCCCCGCTCGACCTCATCGCCATCGACAACCTGCCCTCCCTGCTGCCGCTGGAGTCCAGCGCCGACTTCTCGGCCGCCCTCCTGCCCCAGCTGCTCGACTTCGGCGTCTCCGGACCCTGGGGGCGCTGCCTGGACCGGTTCCGTGACGCCTCCCGCGCCCACGGCCTCGACAAGGGGGAGTCCCTTTGA
- a CDS encoding ATP-binding protein, with amino-acid sequence MRIAFVGKGGSGKTTLSALFSRHLARSGAPVLAIDGDINQHLAEALGGEEESAPPLGTHVPEIKRFLRGDNRRIPSPEAMIKTTPPGRGSRLLRPLGDDELHARHVGRAGGVPLMVTGEFDESDLGVACYHSKLGAVELYLSHLLDGPGEYVVVDMTAGADAFASGLFTRFDLTFLVAEPTRKGVSVYRQYRDHAEQFGIRIAVVGNKVTCEDDLLFLKEQVGDDLLTHLVHSPWVRAAEQGRAGSGPDELASLEPHNRHALDVLREAVDSRPRDWDRLHRHAVEFHLRNVRAWADARTGEDLAAQVDPDYVPGPLARS; translated from the coding sequence GTGAGGATCGCGTTCGTCGGCAAGGGCGGCAGCGGCAAGACCACCCTGTCCGCGCTCTTCTCCCGCCACCTGGCGCGCTCCGGCGCACCGGTCCTCGCCATCGACGGCGACATCAACCAGCACCTGGCCGAGGCGCTCGGCGGCGAGGAGGAGTCCGCCCCTCCCCTGGGCACCCACGTGCCCGAGATCAAGAGGTTCCTACGGGGCGACAATCGCCGCATCCCCTCCCCCGAGGCGATGATCAAGACGACTCCGCCGGGCCGCGGCTCCCGCCTGTTGCGCCCGCTCGGCGACGACGAACTGCATGCCCGGCACGTCGGACGGGCGGGCGGCGTGCCCCTCATGGTGACGGGTGAGTTCGACGAGTCGGACCTGGGCGTGGCCTGCTACCACTCCAAGCTGGGGGCGGTGGAGCTGTATCTGAGCCACCTGCTGGACGGCCCCGGCGAGTACGTCGTGGTCGACATGACGGCGGGCGCCGACGCCTTCGCCTCGGGCCTGTTCACCCGCTTCGACCTCACGTTCCTGGTGGCGGAACCCACCCGCAAGGGTGTCTCGGTCTATCGCCAGTACCGCGACCACGCCGAACAGTTCGGGATCCGCATCGCGGTCGTCGGCAACAAGGTGACCTGCGAGGACGACCTGCTCTTCCTCAAGGAGCAGGTGGGCGACGACCTCCTGACCCACCTGGTCCACTCCCCCTGGGTCCGCGCGGCGGAACAGGGCCGGGCCGGCTCCGGCCCCGATGAGCTGGCGTCGCTGGAGCCGCACAACCGCCACGCCCTCGACGTCCTGCGCGAGGCGGTCGACTCCCGTCCCCGCGACTGGGACCGCCTCCACCGCCACGCGGTCGAGTTCCATCTGCGCAACGTCCGGGCCTGGGCCGACGCGCGCACGGGCGAGGACTTGGCGGCGCAGGTGGATCCGGACTACGTGCCGGGGCCGCTCGCCCGGTCCTGA
- a CDS encoding zinc-dependent alcohol dehydrogenase, with amino-acid sequence MKHTGRAFWIDSPGRGGIRDVTLPAPGEDEVLVRTLFSGVSRGTETLVFRGGVPVSQHTAMRAPFQEGDFPGPVKYGYLNVGVVEEGPEALKGRTVFCLYPHQTRYVVPATAVTPVPDTVPAERAVLAGTVETAVNALWDAAPLVGDRIAVVGGGMVGCSVAALLARFPGVRVQLVDADPSRAKIAEALGVGFATPEDADGDRDLVVHASATEQGLARSLELLTAEGTVLELSWYGDRQVSLPLGEAFHSRRLVIRSSQVGTVSPARPNRTYADRLAVALDLLADPALDALITGESPFEDLPDVLPRLVSGEVPALCHRVRYDESD; translated from the coding sequence ATGAAGCACACCGGACGGGCGTTCTGGATCGACTCGCCTGGGCGAGGCGGCATCCGGGACGTCACCCTGCCGGCACCCGGCGAGGACGAGGTGCTGGTCCGCACGCTGTTCTCCGGCGTGAGCCGCGGCACCGAGACGCTCGTCTTCCGCGGCGGCGTGCCCGTCAGCCAGCACACGGCCATGCGCGCGCCGTTCCAGGAAGGCGACTTCCCCGGCCCCGTGAAGTACGGCTACCTCAACGTCGGCGTGGTGGAGGAGGGGCCCGAGGCGCTGAAGGGCCGCACCGTGTTCTGCCTCTACCCGCACCAGACGCGCTACGTCGTCCCGGCCACCGCGGTCACCCCCGTCCCCGACACCGTGCCCGCCGAACGGGCCGTGCTCGCCGGGACCGTGGAGACCGCCGTCAACGCCCTGTGGGACGCCGCGCCCCTGGTCGGCGACCGGATCGCCGTGGTCGGCGGCGGCATGGTCGGCTGCTCGGTCGCCGCCCTCCTCGCCCGGTTCCCCGGTGTCCGCGTCCAGCTGGTCGACGCCGACCCGTCCCGCGCGAAGATCGCCGAGGCGCTCGGCGTGGGCTTCGCCACCCCCGAGGACGCCGACGGCGACCGCGACCTGGTCGTGCACGCCAGCGCCACGGAACAGGGCCTCGCCCGCTCCCTGGAACTCCTCACCGCCGAGGGAACCGTCCTCGAACTCAGCTGGTACGGCGACCGGCAGGTCAGCCTCCCGCTCGGCGAGGCCTTCCACTCCCGGCGCCTCGTCATCCGCAGCAGCCAGGTCGGCACCGTCTCCCCGGCCCGCCCGAACCGCACCTACGCCGACCGGCTCGCCGTCGCCCTGGACCTGCTCGCCGATCCCGCGCTCGACGCCCTCATCACCGGCGAATCCCCCTTCGAGGACCTGCCGGACGTGCTGCCCCGGCTCGTCTCCGGCGAGGTCCCCGCGCTGTGCCACCGGGTCCGTTACGACGAGAGCGATTGA